From one Triticum urartu cultivar G1812 chromosome 3, Tu2.1, whole genome shotgun sequence genomic stretch:
- the LOC125548768 gene encoding LOB domain-containing protein 15-like, whose amino-acid sequence MSTERERLDEIGKKIKREPDPAAAAAIAGVVVAVSPTEHHVPRRLGLVGPGIGGAPNIATPCAACKLLRRRCAHECPFAPYFSPHEPHKFAAVHKVFGASNVSKMLLEVPEAERADAASSLVYEANLRLRDPVYGCMGAISMLQQQVNALEAELQAVRAEIFKHRYRQAGVGVGAAHLIVDDDVSAAAAGGFRAPATSLVHTADVVSVAEAGQEVATMPSTATATAYAAGQPSSTDYSSLDTSEHDAYFG is encoded by the exons ATGTCCACGGAGAG GGAGAGACTCGACGAGATCGGTAAGAAGATCAAGCGAGAGCctgaccccgccgccgccgctgccatcGCGGGCGTCGTAGTCGCCGTCTCACCGACCGAGCACCACGTCCCGCGCCGCCTAGGCCTCGTTGGCCCGGGCATCGGCGGGGCCCCGAACATAGCGACCCCGTGCGCCGCGTGCAAGCTCCTCCGCCGGCGCTGCGCGCACGAGTGCCCCTTCGCCCCCTACTTCTCCCCGCACGAGCCCCACAAGTTCGCCGCCGTCCACAAGGTCTTCGGCGCCAGCAACGTCTCCAAGATGCTCCTG GAGGTGCCGGAAGCGGAGAGAGCCGACGCGGCGAGCAGCCTGGTGTACGAGGCGAACCTGCGGCTGCGCGACCCGGTGTACGGCTGCATGGGCGCGATCTCGATGCTGCAGCAGCAGGTGAACGCGCTGGAGGCCGAGCTGCAGGCCGTCAGGGCCGAGATCTTCAAGCACAGATACCGGCAGGCCGGCGTCGGCGTCGGTGCGGCACACCTCATTGTCGACGACGACGTCAGTGCTGCCGCAGCTGGCGGCTTCAGGGCTCCTGCCACGTCGCTGGTGCACACCGCTGACGTGGTGTCCGTCGCTGAGGCCGGCCAAGAAGTGGCCACAATGCCGTCGACGGCCACGGCCACGGCGTACGCTGCCGGACAGCCGTCGAGCACTGACTACAGCTCCCTCGACACAAGTGAGCATGATGCATACTTTGGTTGA